A single window of Methylomarinum sp. Ch1-1 DNA harbors:
- the atpD gene encoding F0F1 ATP synthase subunit beta, with translation MEDSSANQATAIGVIAEVHGPVVTIDCKQLPPLRRALYTRFDHTIFVFEVHQHLDQRHVRAITLHGMAGLSRGMAVFDSGAPLHVPVDKQCLGRLLNIFGEPLDGLPELPKQEFRNIHAKPAALYETIGFSDILQTGIKVIDLLCPFIKGGKTGLFGGAGVGKTVLVMEFIHAVSAIHQGVSVFSGVGERIREAHELWREMQQAGVMQDTLMVFGQMDESPGVRFRVGLSALTYAEYLRDSLQKEVLFVMDNVFRFVQAGSEVSSLLGRMPATVGYQPTLTTEVAELEERILSTQRGNITSVQAVYVPADDMTDPAVSAILSHLDTTVILSRDQASKGFYPAVDPLHSASKLMDKHTLGERHYQIAEGVREHLARYHELEDIIAMLGIEELSENDRRIVMRARKLQRYLTQPFKVLAQHSRQPGVSVPLEQTLTDCEAFLQGKYDDLPEDRCYMRGSMQESL, from the coding sequence ATGGAAGATTCCAGCGCAAATCAAGCAACCGCGATCGGCGTCATCGCCGAAGTCCACGGCCCGGTCGTGACCATCGATTGCAAACAGCTGCCGCCGTTACGGCGGGCATTATATACCCGTTTCGATCACACCATTTTTGTGTTTGAAGTCCATCAGCATCTTGACCAACGCCATGTCCGCGCCATTACCCTGCACGGCATGGCCGGCCTCAGCCGCGGGATGGCGGTATTTGATAGCGGTGCGCCGCTACATGTACCGGTCGATAAACAATGCCTGGGACGCCTGCTGAATATATTCGGTGAACCGCTGGATGGCTTGCCGGAACTGCCGAAACAGGAGTTTCGTAATATCCACGCCAAGCCGGCAGCCCTCTATGAGACCATCGGCTTCAGCGACATTCTGCAGACCGGCATCAAGGTCATCGATCTGCTCTGTCCGTTCATCAAGGGCGGTAAAACAGGCCTGTTCGGCGGCGCAGGCGTCGGCAAGACCGTGCTGGTGATGGAGTTTATTCATGCCGTATCGGCCATACACCAGGGCGTGTCGGTATTTTCCGGGGTCGGCGAACGCATCCGCGAAGCGCACGAACTGTGGCGGGAAATGCAGCAAGCCGGCGTCATGCAGGACACCTTGATGGTGTTCGGACAAATGGACGAATCCCCCGGCGTGCGTTTCCGCGTCGGACTGTCGGCATTAACCTATGCCGAATATCTGCGCGATAGCCTGCAAAAGGAAGTGCTGTTCGTGATGGACAACGTGTTCCGCTTCGTCCAGGCTGGCAGCGAAGTCTCCAGCCTGCTCGGGCGCATGCCGGCCACGGTCGGCTATCAACCGACGCTGACCACCGAAGTCGCCGAATTGGAAGAGCGCATCCTGTCCACCCAGCGCGGCAACATCACCTCGGTACAGGCGGTCTATGTGCCGGCCGACGACATGACCGATCCCGCGGTCAGCGCCATACTGAGCCATCTCGACACCACGGTCATCCTATCCAGGGACCAGGCCAGCAAAGGCTTTTATCCAGCCGTCGATCCGCTACACTCTGCCAGCAAACTGATGGACAAGCATACGCTAGGCGAACGTCATTACCAGATCGCCGAAGGCGTGCGCGAGCACCTGGCCCGTTATCACGAACTGGAAGATATCATCGCGATGCTGGGCATCGAGGAATTGTCGGAAAACGACCGCCGCATCGTCATGCGCGCCCGCAAATTGCAACGCTATCTAACCCAACCGTTCAAGGTATTGGCGCAACATAGCAGACAACCCGGCGTCTCGGTGCCGCTGGAACAGACTTTGACCGATTGCGAAGCCTTTTTGCAGGGAAAGTACGACGATCTACCGGAAGATCGGTGTTATATGCGCGGCAGCATGCAGGAGTCATTGTGA
- a CDS encoding sigma-54-dependent transcriptional regulator → MKDCLLIIEDEKLLGLELKRFFTKQGWEIEWVETLEDARQVLLQQKIDPLVVLSDMNLPDGNGLDFLEAMRDKNIEGIEWLFLTGYGNIADSVRALRLGAFDFIEKPCELNRLSLQIEGATRSAKAQRRLLLETQSSHRKYSTDALLGNSINSKRLREMLKRISQVPFSSLVIHGETGTGKGLLAKVLHYSGRRAKQPLVEINCAALPHELLESELFGFEAGAFTNARKRHRGLFEQAHQGTLFLDEIGEMELGLQSKLLKAVEELKIRRLGSETEIDVDVQIIAATNKDLSKQVAAGKFREDLYHRLSVLAVHIEPLRQRLEDLDDLVPAFIGEFNAKSGKKVSSELCDETWRQLKDYHWPGNTRELRNVIERCVLLAEDDKFPLQWLQLSGKVEVENPATPDSAKHLQIPLDGSLSLQDMEKYILQRVLELTDYNVTAAARMLGSTRETLRYRVQKYQLKYP, encoded by the coding sequence GGCTGGGAAATCGAATGGGTCGAGACCCTCGAAGACGCCCGGCAAGTGCTATTGCAACAAAAAATCGATCCTTTGGTGGTGCTGTCCGACATGAATTTGCCGGACGGCAATGGGCTGGATTTTCTCGAAGCCATGCGCGACAAAAATATCGAGGGGATAGAATGGCTGTTTCTAACCGGTTACGGCAATATCGCCGATTCGGTGCGCGCATTGCGTTTGGGGGCCTTCGATTTCATCGAAAAGCCCTGCGAATTGAATCGGCTGAGTCTGCAGATCGAAGGGGCGACCCGTAGCGCCAAGGCTCAACGACGCTTGCTGTTGGAAACCCAAAGCAGCCATCGAAAATATTCCACCGATGCGCTGCTGGGCAATAGCATCAACAGCAAGCGACTGCGCGAGATGTTGAAAAGAATCTCGCAAGTTCCTTTTTCCAGCCTGGTCATACACGGCGAGACCGGCACCGGCAAAGGCTTGCTAGCCAAGGTATTGCATTATAGCGGCAGACGGGCCAAGCAGCCATTAGTGGAAATCAACTGTGCGGCCTTGCCCCATGAACTGCTGGAATCGGAATTGTTCGGCTTCGAGGCCGGCGCCTTCACCAATGCCCGAAAGAGGCATCGCGGCCTGTTTGAACAGGCCCATCAAGGCACGTTGTTTCTCGATGAAATCGGAGAAATGGAACTGGGCCTGCAAAGTAAACTGTTGAAAGCGGTCGAGGAATTAAAAATCCGCCGCCTAGGCAGCGAAACCGAAATCGATGTCGATGTGCAAATTATCGCGGCTACGAACAAGGACCTGTCCAAACAAGTGGCGGCAGGAAAATTCCGCGAAGATCTCTATCATCGCCTCAGCGTCTTGGCGGTGCATATCGAACCGTTAAGACAAAGACTGGAAGACCTGGACGATTTAGTGCCGGCCTTTATCGGTGAATTCAACGCCAAATCCGGCAAAAAAGTCAGCAGCGAACTCTGCGACGAGACATGGCGGCAATTGAAAGACTATCATTGGCCCGGCAATACCCGGGAATTGCGTAACGTCATCGAACGCTGCGTGTTGTTGGCCGAAGACGATAAATTTCCGTTGCAATGGCTGCAATTATCAGGCAAAGTTGAAGTAGAAAACCCGGCAACGCCCGACTCCGCCAAACACCTGCAAATACCGCTGGACGGCAGCCTGTCGTTACAGGACATGGAAAAATATATTTTGCAAAGGGTCTTGGAACTGACCGACTACAATGTCACGGCGGCCGCCAGAATGCTGGGCTCGACCCGAGAAACATTACGCTACCGAGTACAAAAATATCAGCTAAAATATCCATGA